A window from Streptomyces subrutilus encodes these proteins:
- a CDS encoding sensor histidine kinase, whose translation MQRLYDFLRRHPTGVDSFWAVFFCGLSLLNVATLSTSTTLRFASVPVALAMSAVVALRRKWTRPAFWLTLGAGLYQLVLGIPAQFADFAMLVILFTVAAGDVPRWVSRTALGAGLLASPLYFLRFGVDKGSGTTDEVLFTLFVIVPFALAWVMGDSLRTRRAYYAQLIERNERLENQREAQAKVAVAAERARIARELHDVVAHNVSVMVVQADGAAYVMDVAPDQAKEALQTISGTGRQALAEMRRLLGVLRTGEPQESEDYVPQPDVEQIEFLVEQVRAAGLDVDFEVEGAPRKLPTGVELTAYRIVQEALTNTRKHGGPDARASVRLVYFDDGLGLLIEDDGRGAAHELYEDGGADGAGHGLIGMRERIGMVGGTLDTGPRPGGGFRISALLPLKKS comes from the coding sequence GTGCAGCGCCTCTACGACTTCCTCCGCAGACACCCCACGGGCGTCGACAGCTTCTGGGCCGTCTTCTTCTGCGGCCTGTCCCTGCTGAACGTGGCGACGCTGAGCACGAGCACCACCCTGCGCTTCGCCTCGGTCCCGGTGGCCCTGGCCATGAGCGCCGTCGTCGCCCTGCGCCGCAAGTGGACCCGGCCGGCGTTCTGGCTGACCCTCGGCGCGGGCCTCTACCAGCTGGTCCTCGGCATCCCCGCACAGTTCGCCGACTTCGCCATGCTCGTCATCCTCTTCACCGTGGCCGCCGGCGACGTCCCGCGCTGGGTCTCGCGCACCGCACTGGGCGCCGGCCTGCTGGCCTCCCCGCTCTACTTCCTGCGCTTCGGCGTGGACAAGGGCTCCGGCACCACCGACGAGGTCCTCTTCACCCTGTTCGTCATCGTCCCCTTCGCCCTCGCCTGGGTGATGGGCGACTCCCTGCGCACCCGCCGGGCCTACTACGCCCAGCTCATCGAGCGCAACGAACGGCTGGAGAACCAGCGCGAGGCCCAGGCCAAGGTGGCGGTCGCCGCCGAGCGGGCCCGGATCGCCCGCGAGCTGCACGACGTCGTCGCCCACAACGTGTCGGTGATGGTGGTCCAGGCCGACGGGGCCGCGTACGTCATGGACGTCGCCCCCGACCAGGCCAAGGAGGCCCTCCAGACCATCTCCGGCACCGGCCGCCAGGCCCTCGCCGAGATGCGCCGCCTGCTGGGCGTGCTGCGCACCGGCGAGCCGCAGGAGTCCGAGGACTACGTGCCGCAGCCGGACGTCGAGCAGATCGAGTTCCTGGTCGAACAGGTACGGGCCGCCGGGCTGGACGTGGACTTCGAGGTCGAGGGCGCCCCGCGCAAGCTCCCCACCGGCGTCGAGCTGACGGCGTACCGGATCGTGCAGGAGGCGCTGACCAACACCCGCAAGCACGGCGGCCCCGACGCCAGGGCCAGCGTCCGGCTGGTCTACTTCGACGACGGCCTGGGCCTGCTGATCGAGGACGACGGGCGCGGCGCGGCCCACGAGCTGTACGAGGACGGCGGCGCGGACGGCGCCGGGCACGGCCTGATCGGCATGCGCGAGCGGATCGGTATGGTCGGCGGAACCCTGGACACCGGGCCGCGGCCCGGCGGCGGCTTCCGGATCAGCGCACTGCTTCCCCTGAAGAAGAGTTGA